The following proteins are co-located in the Apium graveolens cultivar Ventura chromosome 5, ASM990537v1, whole genome shotgun sequence genome:
- the LOC141659314 gene encoding uncharacterized protein LOC141659314, with translation MGDSSVLKLAIEKGPRSGETLEFRPGSSIRLGRVVRGNSVTIKDSGISTKHLEIHFENGLGKWVITDLGSSNGTILNDVLIDANTPFSLSNNDVVKLGEITLIGVSVCDGDGGLRSSRQLGGEGSNVVEGIGGGVEVEYVVEKPKRGRGRRGKVGGNEVDGVRKDEIGNLKDSDNVVAVEENVGEKQKGGRGRKQKVGGNEGEVGNDRVRKDEVEEIGNVKGSDNVVDVEVGFEENVVEKVKRGLGRKVKDGGNEGEGVKEGGNNEVRKGGVEGIGNVVVVEVNQGRQLRSRVTRSLIKEEGGKLGSVEDFGKQLESLAAVERKRGRGRGKKKVVEEEVKKEVVEERREVVEDFVRDLPEVVVDQDVEENTINEFSEKLGVEDVVEMKDAEHKEEGSGAKKGNVELGPEPDLEKMTLGEWFDFLEVYLPKKIHNETEELISNMEQRAKQFHEHSVQQKRAMGKGKSPMV, from the coding sequence ATGGGAGACTCTTCAGTACTAAAGCTTGCAATTGAGAAAGGCCCACGATCAGGCGAAACCCTAGAGTTCCGACCCGGATCTTCAATTCGACTCGGCCGAGTTGTCCGAGGTAACTCAGTCACAATTAAAGACTCAGGTATTTCTACTAAACATCTTGAAATTCACTTTGAAAATGGTTTAGGCAAGTGGGTCATAACTGATCTTGGGTCTTCGAATGGTACTATTTTGAATGATGTGTTGATTGATGCTAATACCCCTTTTAGTCTTTCGAATAATGATGTTGTTAAATTGGGTGAAATTACTTTGATTGGTGTGAGTGTTTGTGATGGTGATGGGGGTTTACGGAGTAGTAGGCAATTAGGGGGTGAGGGGAGTAATGTGGTAGAGGGAATTGGAGGGGGTGTGGAGGTGGAATATGTGGTTGAGAAACCGAAACGCGGGCGTGGAAGGAGAGGGAAGGTGGGGGGAAATGAGGTTGATGGAGTTAGGAAAGACGAGATTGGGAATTTGAAGGATAGTGATAATGTGGTGGCTGTTGAGGAAAATGTTGGGGAGAAACAGAAGGGAGGGCGTGGGAGGAAACAGAAGGTTGGGGGGAATGAGGGTGAGGTTGGGAATGACAGGGTTAGGAAAGACGAGGTTGAGGAGATTGGGAATGTCAAGGGGAGTGATAATGTGGTGGATGTTGAGGTGGGGTTTGAGGAAAATGTTGTGGAGAAAGTGAAGCGAGGGCTGGGAAGGAAAGTGAAGGATGGGGGAAatgagggtgagggtgtgaagGAAGGGGGGAATAATGAGGTTAGGAAAGGAGGGGTTGAGGGGATTGGTAATGTGGTGGTGGTTGAGGTGAATCAAGGGAGGCAATTAAGGTCGAGGGTTACGAGGAGTTTGATTAAGGAGGAAGGTGGGAAGTTGGGTTCGGTTGAGGATTTTGGTAAGCAGTTGGAGAGCTTGGCCGCGGTTGAGAGGAAGAGAGGGAGGGGTAGGGGGAAGAAAAAGGTCGTAGAAGAGGAGGTTAAGAAAGAGGTTGTTGAAGAGAGAAGAGAGGTTGTAGAGGATTTTGTGAGGGATTTGCCTGAAGTGGTTGTTGATCAAGATGTTGAAGAGAATACGATAAATGAGTTCTCCGAGAAGTTAGGAGTTGAAGATGTGGTGGAAATGAAGGATGCTGAGCATAAGGAAGAGGGGTCAGGGGCTAAGAAAGGTAATGTTGAGTTAGGACCGGAGCCGGATTTGGAAAAAATGACATTAGGAGAGTGGTTTGATTTTTTGGAGGTGTATTTGCCAAAAAAGATACACAATGAGACGGAAGAGTTGATTTCTAATATGGAACAAAGAGCTAAGCAGTTTCATGAGCATAGTGTGCAACAGAAGCGTGCAATGGGGAAGGGCAAGTCACCAATGGTCTAG
- the LOC141659315 gene encoding F-box protein At3g56470-like isoform X2 — translation MMTGARVVGLLTFSIPLAVIITRYYLSHHNNLKKTKPPEQQQVAEQVEIKSTWSELDSNLLSEILGRLSLTDQARFRAVCKTWFAAPSITLNSSFLLSPWWVEFNRKTYEFELYDTSLSSPSQLASIQHISFTKFGIPAPSHFDVKVTPDHDWFFISVIKHGLFSWTHTFYFLVFSPLTKKIIKLPKFHQSSLRFSLSFNSVVFSLSQYGCFRFRPAFSARPDSPDCVFFLLDTHNASHNFVILTCRVGDKEWTARQFKPVPEFVPAHCRPVYLGGMLYIVSPFGQLASFDFVNEDFWFDNLILDDLFVQNIFSKLAARMFSLNGELMILFFRPISKKNVNLHGIPCLKRYDWSTKLWIPVSTLGDKALFVGQKINGLSEFCTEVRRNNGILSDKIYQVFDGGCFILSVQNGNLVEYKSITSNLLEDGCAGADLPEYKYACGITTSDKTYLTFWLEPPCIHSSNNQEMS, via the exons ATGATGACCGGCGCTAGAGTAGTTGGCTTACTTACTTTCTCAATTCCTCTGGCCGTGATTATTACCCGTTATTACTTGTCACATCATAATAACCTCAAGAAGACCAAACCACCTGAACAACAACAAGTAGCTGAACAAGTAGAAATCAAAAGCACATGGTCTGAACTAGACAGCAATCTCCTGTCTGAAATTCTCGGCAGACTCAGTCTCACTGACCAGGCTCGTTTTCGCGCTGTTTGCAAAACCTGGTTTGCTGCTCCTTCCATTACTCTTAATTCTTCGTTTTTGTTGTCACCATGGTGGGTTGAATTTAATCGTAAAACATATGAATTCGAACTGTATGATACTTCATTATCATCCCCTAGCCAACTAGCTTCTATTCAACACATATCATTTACTAAATTTGGCATTCCAGCTCCTTCGCATTTCGATGTTAAAGTTACTCCTGATCATGATTGGTTTTTTATCTCCGTTATTAAGCACGGCTTGTTTTCCTGGACTCATACATTTTACTTTTTAGTGTTCTCTCCGCTAACTAAAAAAATCATCAAGCTCCCTAAATTTCACCAATCAAGTCTAAGATTTAGTTTAAGTTTTAATTCAGTGGTTTTTTCTCTCTCCCAGTATGGTTGTTTTCGGTTTAGACCTGCGTTTTCCGCCCGTCCTGATTCACCGGATTGTGTGTTCTTTCTTCTTGATACTCACAATGCTTCTCACAACTTTGTTATTTTAACATGTCGTGTTGGTGATAAAGAATGGACTGCTAGACAATTTAAGCCCGTTCCTGAATTTGTGCCCGCTCATTGTCGTCCTGTCTACCTCGGTGGAATGCTCTACATTGTTTCTCCTTTTGGACAACTAGCATCTTTTGATTTTGTTAATGAAGATTTCTGGTTTGACAATTTGATTTTAGACGACCTTTTTGTTCAAAATATTTTCTCTAAATTGGCAGCCAGAATGTTTTCGTTGAATGGAGAGCTGATGATACTGTTTTTTCGCccaatttcaaaaaaaaatgttAATCTCCATGGTATACCTTGTCTAAAAAGGTATGATTGGTCAACCAAGCTTTGGATCCCTGTGAGCACCTTGGGAGATAAAGCATTGTTTGTTGGTCAAAAAATTAACGGGCTTTCAGAATTTTGTACAGAGGTTAGGAGAAATAATGGAATATTATCAGACAAGATATACCAGGTTTTTGATGGCGGGTGCTTTATTCTCTCCGTACAGAATGGCAATTTAGTTGAGTATAAGTCTATTACTTCAAACTTGTTGGAGGATGGTTGTGCTGGTGCCGATTTACCTGAATACAAGTATGCTTGTGGTATTACAACTTCAGATAAGACGTACTTAACATTTTGGTTAGAACCCCCCTGCATCCACTCCTCAAATAATCAAG AAATGAGCTAA
- the LOC141659315 gene encoding F-box protein At3g56470-like isoform X1: MMTGARVVGLLTFSIPLAVIITRYYLSHHNNLKKTKPPEQQQVAEQVEIKSTWSELDSNLLSEILGRLSLTDQARFRAVCKTWFAAPSITLNSSFLLSPWWVEFNRKTYEFELYDTSLSSPSQLASIQHISFTKFGIPAPSHFDVKVTPDHDWFFISVIKHGLFSWTHTFYFLVFSPLTKKIIKLPKFHQSSLRFSLSFNSVVFSLSQYGCFRFRPAFSARPDSPDCVFFLLDTHNASHNFVILTCRVGDKEWTARQFKPVPEFVPAHCRPVYLGGMLYIVSPFGQLASFDFVNEDFWFDNLILDDLFVQNIFSKLAARMFSLNGELMILFFRPISKKNVNLHGIPCLKRYDWSTKLWIPVSTLGDKALFVGQKINGLSEFCTEVRRNNGILSDKIYQVFDGGCFILSVQNGNLVEYKSITSNLLEDGCAGADLPEYKYACGITTSDKTYLTFWLEPPCIHSSNNQGKSSWALEII, translated from the exons ATGATGACCGGCGCTAGAGTAGTTGGCTTACTTACTTTCTCAATTCCTCTGGCCGTGATTATTACCCGTTATTACTTGTCACATCATAATAACCTCAAGAAGACCAAACCACCTGAACAACAACAAGTAGCTGAACAAGTAGAAATCAAAAGCACATGGTCTGAACTAGACAGCAATCTCCTGTCTGAAATTCTCGGCAGACTCAGTCTCACTGACCAGGCTCGTTTTCGCGCTGTTTGCAAAACCTGGTTTGCTGCTCCTTCCATTACTCTTAATTCTTCGTTTTTGTTGTCACCATGGTGGGTTGAATTTAATCGTAAAACATATGAATTCGAACTGTATGATACTTCATTATCATCCCCTAGCCAACTAGCTTCTATTCAACACATATCATTTACTAAATTTGGCATTCCAGCTCCTTCGCATTTCGATGTTAAAGTTACTCCTGATCATGATTGGTTTTTTATCTCCGTTATTAAGCACGGCTTGTTTTCCTGGACTCATACATTTTACTTTTTAGTGTTCTCTCCGCTAACTAAAAAAATCATCAAGCTCCCTAAATTTCACCAATCAAGTCTAAGATTTAGTTTAAGTTTTAATTCAGTGGTTTTTTCTCTCTCCCAGTATGGTTGTTTTCGGTTTAGACCTGCGTTTTCCGCCCGTCCTGATTCACCGGATTGTGTGTTCTTTCTTCTTGATACTCACAATGCTTCTCACAACTTTGTTATTTTAACATGTCGTGTTGGTGATAAAGAATGGACTGCTAGACAATTTAAGCCCGTTCCTGAATTTGTGCCCGCTCATTGTCGTCCTGTCTACCTCGGTGGAATGCTCTACATTGTTTCTCCTTTTGGACAACTAGCATCTTTTGATTTTGTTAATGAAGATTTCTGGTTTGACAATTTGATTTTAGACGACCTTTTTGTTCAAAATATTTTCTCTAAATTGGCAGCCAGAATGTTTTCGTTGAATGGAGAGCTGATGATACTGTTTTTTCGCccaatttcaaaaaaaaatgttAATCTCCATGGTATACCTTGTCTAAAAAGGTATGATTGGTCAACCAAGCTTTGGATCCCTGTGAGCACCTTGGGAGATAAAGCATTGTTTGTTGGTCAAAAAATTAACGGGCTTTCAGAATTTTGTACAGAGGTTAGGAGAAATAATGGAATATTATCAGACAAGATATACCAGGTTTTTGATGGCGGGTGCTTTATTCTCTCCGTACAGAATGGCAATTTAGTTGAGTATAAGTCTATTACTTCAAACTTGTTGGAGGATGGTTGTGCTGGTGCCGATTTACCTGAATACAAGTATGCTTGTGGTATTACAACTTCAGATAAGACGTACTTAACATTTTGGTTAGAACCCCCCTGCATCCACTCCTCAAATAATCAAG GTAAGAGTTCATGGGCTTTAGAGATCATTTAA